A portion of the Manihot esculenta cultivar AM560-2 chromosome 2, M.esculenta_v8, whole genome shotgun sequence genome contains these proteins:
- the LOC110609679 gene encoding naringenin,2-oxoglutarate 3-dioxygenase yields the protein MAPSTLTALAEEKILQESFVRDEDERPKVAYNQFSNEIPVISLAGIDDVGGKRAAICKKIVDACEDWGIFQVIDHGVDAKLISEMTRLAKGFFALPPEEKLRFDMSGGKKGGFIVSSHLQGEAVQDWREIVTYFSYPLRTRDYSRWPDKPEGWRAVTEEYSEKLMGLACKLLGVLSEAMGLETEALTNACVDMDQKVVVNFYPKCPQPDLTLGLKRHTDPGTITLLLQDQVGGLQATRDDGKTWITVQPVEGAFVVNLGDHGHYLSNGRFRNADHQAVVNSNSSRLSIATFQNPAPEATVYPLKIEEGVKPVMEEPITFAEMYRRKMSKDLELARLKKLAKEKAAAIKDVEKSKLEGKPIEDIFA from the exons ATGGCTCCTTCCACACTTACGGCCCTCGCAGAGGAGAAAATCCTGCAGGAAAGCTTCGTCCGAGACGAGGATGAGCGTCCAAAAGTTGCATACAATCAATTCAGCAACGAAATTCCTGTGATTTCATTGGCTGGGATTGATGATGTTGGTGGGAAGAGAGCTGCGATATGCAAGAAAATTGTTGATGCATGTGAAGATTGGGGGATTTTTCAGGTGATTGATCATGGTGTTGATGCTAAACTTATATCTGAGATGACTCGTCTTGCTAAGGGATTTTTTGCCTTGCCGCCGGAGGAGAAGCTTCGTTTTGACATGTCCGGCGGAAAGAAGGGCGGCTTCATCGTCTCTAGCCATCTGCAG GGAGAGGCAGTTCAAGATTGGCGTGAAATAGTGACATATTTCTCATACCCACTTCGCACCAGAGACTACTCAAGGTGGCCTGACAAGCCGGAGGGATGGAGAGCAGTGACCGAGGAGTACAGTGAAAAGCTGATGGGACTTGCTTGCAAGCTCCTTGGAGTATTATCAGAAGCCATGGGGTTAGAAACAGAAGCCTTGACTAACGCATGTGTGGACATGGATCAGAAAGTTGTAGTCAACTTCTACCCAAAATGTCCCCAACCTGACCTCACTCTCGGACTTAAACGCCACACTGATCCAGGAACCATCACCCTCTTGCTCCAGGATCAGGTGGGTGGTCTCCAGGCTACCAGAGATGATGGAAAGACTTGGATCACTGTTCAGCCTGTGGAAGGTGCCTTTGTCGTCAATCTTGGAGACCATGGTCAT TACCTAAGCAATGGGAGATTCAGAAATGcagaccaccaagcagtggtgAACTCAAATAGCAGCAGGTTATCCATAGCCACATTCCAGAACCCAGCACCAGAAGCAACTGTTTATCCTCTGAAGATTGAAGAAGGAGTAAAGCCAGTGATGGAGGAGCCAATTACATTTGCAGAGATGTATAGGAGGAAGATGAGCAAGGACCTAGAGCTAGCCAGGCTTAAGAAATTGGCTAAGGAGAAGGCAGCTGCAATAAAGGACGTTGAGAAATCCAAATTGGAGGGCAAACCTATAGAGGATATCTTTGCTTGA